The following coding sequences are from one Nilaparvata lugens isolate BPH chromosome 4, ASM1435652v1, whole genome shotgun sequence window:
- the LOC111050726 gene encoding uncharacterized protein LOC111050726 gives MTPPNFNERQTSYLPNANFQNNDYAAHFVNPPYNLASNQGYRYNKKNHYNYRWKNKSPNNKRLKNSSYRNAQSNKNIKRKSNLDKIQNRSILLPCSVQKSSEKLKSIETSGKSSQKADISESEKERLRKVEEDRQRIRMALTKKDGHAPLDFKSCIPGLSSGEETEIKGTTSLKLSCPNNSKIVLSESDFREIGVMNDRYYEDFTEDSGDAYNTQIESEDSSSVDDCQIFSPEQASDENRHASDKSENIHKSPLDHSPERSNHERSQSPSCNAKNLQGRLVENVAIDSNANKEFVIDEHKSEKKNRKNSKNDEVVLGYIERDEDLHCVKKVENRLKELNNYSKILSMYRNFMRYRHFAKTDSSLYDRLKLSRTGNLENPLLNREIVDKLKSSIADKGVEGHVETAEEKRLENRANVEEVDEFISIFGDLLDENCTIPAEALCRLGLGYLIFEGNKNFDVSNDSLPTDTNSLLCQNIKQEPVDASDDLKEVKQEPVDVSDDLEEVNDRQQSTGSHEIIHDPTDNLNQECNLLESSEKTKVDENLNRLSDSSLKERSGSSEIECQSSFLQFARSHRPTPLPNSLDRNVPDYCDNLNFARFSSKSALEGGYGFPGSLSSNRETMPVFDPNEYNKSSSLEQMKVCQYMEKKMQCASILDCEPFEVAKSVICSFGKDLLKSTNVSPLLETSFKNLLSVIKNLKDSDNAQDKRFHTRDYCEKRKHDTSNDDVSSFQQFKRMKRTANETFVNNRTLPENTVNTCPEKDSVGQITHVDLDSESESDDEEDVLIEEKSSQEENKFSINFVDVSDRIQSAIASSSSPDCTTRIKTIKVYREDLLLGCCDGQVIRLTNNTSKMRLYRGHTDSVNCINGYKNLLLSGSSDGTVRVSYLLHPFICFHTFVLEEEVATLEVMWGKLFVGTLAGSVLRCNIKNFENCTADKIMVGSTASPILALKASREGPRKIIIVSVRAKPLTIRDARNGLLLHTFDYFDVVYSFAHSTSSSLVYCGTRNTSVVALDLVTGYERKKFQLGKSVVKVILRCNLLYTAAYNGTVHVYNLKEDKILYTNFAPRPIADMEVWCNQMIIILNNFEVVTYSLPSS, from the exons ATGACTCCACCGAACTTTAATGAAAGACAGACATCGTACTTACCGAACGCCAACTTCCAAAACAATGACTATGCAGCACATTTTGTAAACCCCCCATACAATTTGGCCAGTAATCAAGGTTATCGCTACAATAAAAAGAACCACTATAACTATCGGTGGAAAAATAAGTCACCAAATAATAAACGATTGAAGAACAGTAGCTACAGGAATGCTCAatccaataaaaatattaaaagaaaatcaaaTCTCGATAAGATCCAAAACAGAAGTATTTTACTTCCTTGTTCAGTTCAAAAATCTTCGGAAAAACTGAAATCCATTGAAACATCTGGTAAATCTTCTCAGAAGGCTGATATTTCCGAGTCAGAGAAAGAGCGTCTTAGAAAAGTTGAGGAAGACAGACAAAGAATCAGGATGGCTCTCACGAAAAAAGATGGTCATGCTCCTCTTGATTTCAAAAGTTGTATTCCAGGACTTTCCAGCGGGGAAGAGACAGAGATAAAAGGAACTACTTCGTTGAAATTGTCGTGCCCaaacaattcaaaaattgtCTTGAGTGAAAGCGACTTTCGAGAAATCGGAGTAATGAACGACCGGTATTATGAGGACTTTACAGAGGACTCTGGCGATGCATACAATACTCAGATAGAATCAGAAGATTCGTCATCGGTTGATGATTGTCAAATATTCTCCCCAGAGCAAGCATCCGATGAAAATCGCCATGCATCTGATAAATCTGAAAATATCCACAAATCTCCACTGGATCACTCCCCAGAACGATCAAATCATGAAAGATCTCAGTCTCCCTCTTGCAATGCAAAGAATCTTCAAGGAAGACTCGTTGAAAATGTTGCGATTGATAGTAACGCAAATAAAGAGTTTGTTATTGATGAACAtaaatcggaaaagaaaaataggAAGAACTCCAAAAATGATGAAGTTGTGCTAGGTTATATTGAAAGAGATGAAGATCTTCATTGCGTAAAGAAGGTCGAAAATAGACtgaaagaattgaataattacagtAAGATACTGTCTATGTACAGAAACTTTATGCGCTATCGTCATTTCGCGAAAACCGATTCGAGCTTGTACGACAGGTTGAAATTGAGTAGAACCGGGAATTTGGAAAATCCTCTTCTGAATAGAGAAATTGTCGACAAGTTAAAAAGTTCGATTGCTGATAAGGGCGTAGAAGGTCATGTGGAAACTGCCGAAGAAAAACGACTGGAGAACAGAGCCAATGTGGAAGAGGTTGATGAATTTATATCTATTTTTGGAGATTTGCTGGATGAGAATTGTACAATACCAGCAGAGGCCTTGTGTAGGCTGGGGCTTGGATATCTTATATTTGAAGGCAATAAGAATTTCGATGTTTCCAACGACTCTCTTCCCACCGATACCAATTCTCTTTTGtgtcaaaatataaaacaagAACCAGTTGATGCTAGTGACGATTTGAAAGAAGTAAAACAAGAACCAGTTGATGTTAGTGACGATTTGGAAGAAGTAAATGATAGACAACAATCTACCGGTTCACACGAAATAATTCATGATCCAACTGATAATCTGAACCAAGAATGTAATTTGCTAGAATCCAGTGAGAAAACAAAGGTCGATGAGAATTTGAATCGTTTAAGTGACTCAAGTTTAAAAGAGCGATCCGGATCTTCAGAAATTGAATGTCAAAGTTCTTTCTTGCAATTTGCTAGAAGTCATCGGCCAACTCCACTTCCAAATTCTTTAGATAGAAATGTGCCTGATTattgtgataatttgaattttgcaaGATTTAGTAGCAAATCAGCACTGGAAGGTGGATATGGATTCCCAGGCAGTTTGTCTAGCAACAGAGAAACGATGCCAGTATTCGACCCAAATGAATACAATAAGTCATCTTCACTTGAGCAGATGAAAG tttGCCAGTACATGGAGAAGAAAATGCAGTGTGCATCGATACTCGACTGCGAACCATTCGAGGTGGCCAAGTCAGTCATCTGTAGCTTTGGAAAGGATTTACTGAAGTCGACTAACGTGTCTCCACTGCTTGAGACGAGTTTCAAAAATCTTTTAAGCGTAATCAAGAATTTGAAAGATTCAGATAATGCACAAGATAAACGTTTCCACACTAGAGACTACTGTGAGAAGAGAAAACATGACACTTCCAACGATGATGTCAGTAGTTTCCAACAGTTTAAAAGGATGAAAAGAACGGCGAATGAAACTTTTGTAAATAATAGAACCTTACCGGAAAATACAGTTAACACTTGCCCTGAAAAGGATAGTGTCGGCCAAATAACTCATGTGGATTTGGATTCTGAATCAGAATCAGACGATGAAGAAGATGTTTTAATAGAAGAGAAATCTTCACAAGAAGAAAATAAGTTTAGCATCAATTTCGTTGATGTCAGTGACAGGATTCAGTCAGCTATTGCGTCAAGTAGCTCTCCGGATTGCACAACAAGAATCAAAACAATAAAG GTGTACCGGGAGGATTTACTCTTGGGATGCTGTGATGGACAAGTTATAAGACTGACAAACAATACTAGTAAGATGAGATTATATCGTGGCCATACAGATAGTGTTAATTGTATAAATGGCTATAAGAATTTACTATTGTCGGGATCATCCGACGGAACTGTGAGAGTGAGCTACCTTTTG CACCCTTTTATTTGTTTCCACACATTTGTCCTTGAAGAAGAAGTCGCAACTCTTGAAGTAATGTGGGGAAAACTGTTCGTTGGGACACTTGCTGGGAGTGTGCTCAGGTGTAATATCAAG AATTTCGAAAATTGCACTGCTGATAAAATTATGGTGGGCTCAACAGCTAGTCCCATTCTTGCATTGAAAGCATCCAGAGAAGGTCcacgaaaaataattattgtttcagttCGTGCTAAACCACTGACAATCAGAGACGCCAGAAATG GTTTATTGCTTCACACCTTTGACTATTTCGATGTAGTCTACTCTTTTGCTCACAGTACATCAAGCTCATTAGTCTATTGTGGAACCAGAAACACAAGTGTTGTGGCTCTTGACTTAGTG ACTGGTTATGAGCGTAAAAAGTTTCAGCTTGGGAAATCTGTGGTGAAAGTAATATTGAGGTGCAATCTGTTGTACACAGCAGCCTACAATGGAACCGTTCATGTTTACAATTTGAAG gaAGATAAGATATTGTACACAAACTTTGCGCCCAGACCAATAGCTGATATGGAAGTTTGGTGCAATCAG atgataataatCTTGAACAACTTTGAAGTTGTAACATATAGCCTTCCGTCTTCGTAG